The DNA sequence GGTCGTCTCGCCCGTACTCCAGGCATAGGCGGCAAAGCCATCGGGTGCGCGCAGGGTCATGGTTTCATCCACGCCGGGGCAATATAACGACGGCGTGATCTCCGCTTTCAAACACTGGGCATCGAAGTAGGCATAGCCAAAATGCCGCCGTTCGGTGCAGCCGTGGGCGGTTACTTCGATATTAATGGTCTGACCTACGTAGTCGCGCAGATCGACTGCCCCCGTAGTCCAGTTGCGGTACCGGATGTCGCCCTGGTTCTTGAACCCATCAATACTGCCCGACGCGGTGACGTTGTAGTAACTGCACGAAATGGTTTTGCCTGCCTGGTTGGTGATCTGTACACTAAAGGCAGGCTGCTGGTAGGACTGGTGGGTGGGATTTTCCAGGACCACGGCAAACTTGTACTGAAACAGCGTGTTGTCGGCGGTGACGGTGTAGGCACCTTTAATGCGGTCGAACCGCGACCCCCGCGTTATGTTGCCAATGCGGATGGAATGGGTACTGCCCGGGGCGACCATCGGTAGTTTGTCGCCGGTGATTTTAGGGTCATTTCCGTCGCTGATGGACGTGACGTAGTGACCGTTTTCGACGGTACCCACGGTTTCGCCGACGTAAACGGCCTGCTGATTTATGTCCGTAACCGTCCCATTGGTCAGCAACCAGCCGCGGGTCGTTCCTTCGTCAAACCCAATGTTGCTGCAATCGACCAGCTGTCCCCGGGCCAGCGTCGCAGCTGCGAAGATAAACCAGCAGAGGAGTAGCCCTTTTCTCATTGTTTTACGGAGTGCGTATTGAGTAATTGGATTTGCGGATAAAGGATGGTGCGTTTTCGCTGGTCGTGAATAGGTATTGTTGGAGCAGGGCTTTGCTGCTGCTGGCAGAATTTTCGATGACTGGGAAGGGCTGGTTGGGGCTATTCCTTCTTTTTGCCGGCAGTGCGGCCCAGCTTGAGTTTGTAGGTGGCACCCAGAATTAGTCCGCTGTCTTCCCCGCTGTTGCGCAGGGCGGCATCGGTAAAGACGAATAGATCGAGGCTGTGGGCTTTTGTGAATTTGACGTTGGTACCCGCTTTGTACCGAATCTGGTCGAAGCCACCGGTATTGTCGGTGTTATCGATGCGGTAGAATAGATCAGCCGATACAAAGGGCGTGAGCTGGGACGGGTTGCTGTACGACAGTTCGAGCTTATTCCGCAGGTAGCTTTTATCAACTACGACAGCGGAATTGTCGTCTTTGAACTGGTTCTGGTACCGGAGACGGTATGCCAGTTTTAGTCCCTGCCCGATTTTCTGGTCGTAGTTCAGTTCGCCGTAAAAGCGGTGGTAGGGCCGGTAATAGTAGCCGCCCTCTTCCTTGTTTTTCTTTAATCGGCCCGTGTACCGGTAATATCCTGATACCGCCCAGTGTTTGTTGAGTTTATAGGAAAGCCCCAGTTCGCCAAGGTAGGCACGCGTCACCTGTATATTGTCGCTGAAACGGACCTGCGTATTGACGTTGAGGGTCCACGTTTTGGCGAGTCGAATATCGGCCGATGCGCCCGTCCATAAGCCGGTACCGGGCGTTTGGGCCCGGCTAAACATCGTAACCAGGAGCAGCGCAGGCAGGAGGCCGTTACGAAACCAGCGTTTCCGTGAGGGTAGTGATACGGGTTGCATGGGGGTGGTAGTAAATGGTGATACGGAGGGTGTCTTTGCGCAGGTCGAACTCGTGAATGTCGGTGCGATGAACGGGCAGGCCGGTACGGGTACGCAGGTCGTGAAGCAGGTCGGCTTTTCGATCAGGGGCCATCAGGTCCAGCCGGTCGTAGTGAACAACGTGGCTTCGTTCCCGCCGGAACAGCCAGTTGCTTTCCAGCAGGTAAACGCAGCCGACGATCATACCGTTGATCACGATCAACTGCCCGATGCCAACCGGTATAGTTGATTCTGCCAACGGTTCTACCCGGATAACGGCGGCAATCAGCCCCAGCGCAATGACCACAAACAGGTAGGTCATGTCCTTGACCGAGACGCCTTCGGTGCGGAAGCGCAGCATTGAAAAAACGGCAAACAGACCAAAGGCCGCGCCTATCGTTAGCTGGACCTGATTTAGTAAATGCGTAATCAGGAAAATGAGCAGGTTGAAGGCGAAGAATGTCAGGAACAGATCGGTACGGCGGTAGTTGCGGTAGTAGATAAGCCCGATCAGGACAGTGACCGACACCAGATCAATGACCAGCTGTAGAAATACCACTGTGGAGAAGCCCGGTAGACCCGGCAGGACCTGACCGCCCGTTGACGGTGACAGCGATTGGAGAAAATTCATACAAACGGTTAGTAAAGAAATGTGGTCACGGCCTGGTTTCGGGTTACGACATGGGTTTTCAGCGTCGTCATCGCATTGACAAAGTCGGCGGTACTATTCAGGTAGGAGTATGGCTTCTGTTCGGTTTCACTGCCCGTAACGTAGGGGGTAATCAGGGCATAGTTGCGGTCAATCAGCGCGTTCATCGCAGTGGTGGTGAATACAGTGTTCGTGAATTGCCGGACGTACTCCTTGTAACGGGGGTAGTAAACGGGGTCATCCGCCACGTAGCGCAGCAGGGGCCAGCCGGTACCTAC is a window from the Spirosoma rigui genome containing:
- a CDS encoding DUF2490 domain-containing protein codes for the protein MQPVSLPSRKRWFRNGLLPALLLVTMFSRAQTPGTGLWTGASADIRLAKTWTLNVNTQVRFSDNIQVTRAYLGELGLSYKLNKHWAVSGYYRYTGRLKKNKEEGGYYYRPYHRFYGELNYDQKIGQGLKLAYRLRYQNQFKDDNSAVVVDKSYLRNKLELSYSNPSQLTPFVSADLFYRIDNTDNTGGFDQIRYKAGTNVKFTKAHSLDLFVFTDAALRNSGEDSGLILGATYKLKLGRTAGKKKE
- a CDS encoding DUF4956 domain-containing protein; its protein translation is MNFLQSLSPSTGGQVLPGLPGFSTVVFLQLVIDLVSVTVLIGLIYYRNYRRTDLFLTFFAFNLLIFLITHLLNQVQLTIGAAFGLFAVFSMLRFRTEGVSVKDMTYLFVVIALGLIAAVIRVEPLAESTIPVGIGQLIVINGMIVGCVYLLESNWLFRRERSHVVHYDRLDLMAPDRKADLLHDLRTRTGLPVHRTDIHEFDLRKDTLRITIYYHPHATRITTLTETLVS